The following proteins are co-located in the Pseudomonas synxantha genome:
- the hpaR gene encoding homoprotocatechuate degradation operon regulator HpaR, whose protein sequence is MSKPRQSLTLALLQAREAAMSFFRPSLNEHGLTEQQWRIIRILEQHGELEIYQLAELACILKPSMTGVLVRMEAAGMVHRRKAEQDQRRVLITLADKGKASFESMSQCMEANYQRLQDQFGEEKFQTLLGLLDDLKNIKR, encoded by the coding sequence ATGTCCAAACCTCGACAATCCCTGACCCTGGCCTTGTTGCAAGCCCGTGAAGCGGCGATGAGTTTTTTCCGCCCCTCGTTGAATGAGCACGGCCTGACCGAACAGCAATGGCGCATCATCCGCATCCTCGAACAGCACGGTGAGCTGGAGATTTACCAACTGGCGGAACTGGCCTGCATCCTCAAGCCGAGCATGACCGGCGTGCTGGTGCGCATGGAAGCCGCCGGCATGGTGCACCGACGCAAGGCCGAACAGGACCAGCGCCGGGTGCTCATTACTTTGGCGGACAAGGGCAAGGCCAGTTTCGAGTCCATGAGCCAGTGCATGGAGGCCAACTACCAGCGCTTGCAGGATCAGTTTGGCGAGGAGAAATTCCAGACCTTGCTGGGGTTGCTGGATGACTTGAAGAACATCAAGCGCTGA
- a CDS encoding p-hydroxyphenylacetate 3-hydroxylase oxygenase component yields the protein MKKPNPLLEDLKPILPAIAANASRAEQLRQVPDENIALLKSIGLHRAFQPKAYGGLELSLPEFADCIALLAGSCASTAWAMSLLCTHSHQLALFSARLQEEIWGANPDATASSSIAPFGRVTEGEGGVYFSGEMGWSSGCDHGEWAIVGCRRQNAEGTQDYCFAVLPRSDYQIRDDWFAAGMKGSGTKTLVIDNAWVPEHRIQKAKDMMEGKSAGFGLYPDSQIFYAPYRPYFASGFSTVSLGVAERMLEVFREKTKTRVRAYTGAAVGAATPALMRLAESTHQVAAARAFLEKTWQEHAEHSAAQRYPTRQTLAFWRTNQAYATKMCIEAVDRLFAAAGGNAWFEHNEMQRLFRDSHMTGAHAYTDYDVCAQILGRELMGLEPDPSMV from the coding sequence ATGAAAAAGCCAAACCCGCTCCTCGAAGACCTCAAGCCCATCCTGCCGGCCATCGCCGCCAATGCCAGCCGCGCCGAACAGCTGCGCCAAGTGCCGGATGAGAATATCGCCTTGCTCAAAAGCATCGGCCTGCACCGCGCCTTTCAGCCCAAGGCGTACGGCGGCCTCGAGCTGTCATTGCCCGAATTCGCCGACTGTATCGCCTTGCTTGCCGGCAGTTGTGCCAGCACCGCCTGGGCCATGAGTTTGTTGTGCACCCACAGCCATCAATTGGCGCTGTTCTCGGCTCGGTTGCAGGAGGAAATCTGGGGCGCCAACCCGGATGCCACGGCCAGCAGCAGTATTGCGCCGTTTGGTCGGGTCACCGAGGGCGAAGGCGGCGTGTACTTCAGCGGCGAGATGGGCTGGAGCAGCGGCTGCGACCATGGTGAGTGGGCAATTGTCGGCTGCCGCCGCCAGAATGCCGAAGGCACCCAGGATTACTGCTTTGCCGTGCTGCCGCGCAGTGACTATCAGATTCGCGACGACTGGTTCGCTGCCGGCATGAAAGGCAGCGGCACCAAAACCCTGGTCATCGACAACGCCTGGGTGCCCGAGCACCGTATCCAGAAGGCCAAGGACATGATGGAGGGCAAGTCCGCAGGCTTTGGCCTCTACCCGGACAGCCAGATTTTCTATGCGCCTTATCGACCGTATTTTGCCAGTGGCTTTTCCACCGTCAGCCTCGGTGTGGCCGAGCGCATGCTCGAGGTGTTCCGCGAAAAAACCAAGACCCGGGTGCGCGCCTACACCGGTGCCGCTGTGGGCGCCGCCACCCCGGCGTTGATGCGCCTGGCCGAGTCCACCCATCAGGTGGCCGCCGCCCGGGCGTTCCTGGAGAAGACCTGGCAGGAACACGCTGAACACAGCGCCGCCCAGCGTTACCCGACGCGCCAGACCCTGGCGTTCTGGCGCACCAACCAGGCCTATGCCACCAAAATGTGCATCGAAGCGGTGGATCGCCTGTTTGCCGCCGCGGGTGGCAACGCCTGGTTCGAACATAACGAGATGCAGCGCCTGTTCCGCGATTCCCATATGACCGGCGCCCATGCCTACACCGACTACGACGTCTGCGCGCAGATCCTCGGCCGTGAGCTGATGGGCCTGGAGCCCGACCCGAGCATGGTGTAG
- a CDS encoding aldehyde dehydrogenase family protein, translated as MSDIPLLPQVEAFLRRRHGVFIDGVSVRSHATESLSVTNPANGQVIAEVADADLADIDAAVASANRGFQLWSQAAPATRGNVLLKLADLLEQHREELAQIETCQSGKIIQISRAFEVEQAAHFLRYYAGWATKLSGQTLTPSLPSFNGERYTAFTLREPVGVVVGIVPWNFSTMIAIWKLASALVTGCSIIIKPSEFTPLTLLRIAELAIDAGLPAGVLNVLTGSGHVGKGLVEHPGTHKVSFTGSVPTGIAVGRSAMGAGLTRATLELGGKNAAGFLRDMDVDKAVDGIIEAGFLHSGQICAAAERFFVHRSQIDAVLEKLAARLSRLNIGSPLDEHTEFGPVTHQQHQQKLLGYFNQARTENNTIIHGGHLIDRPGCYVEPTVILANHLHDTLLNEETFGPIATFLPYDDEDELLALMNHGPYGLSASLWTNDLGKALRMIPAIKAGTLWVNMHTLLDPAVPFGGSRSSGVGREFGSAFIEDYTELKSVMVRY; from the coding sequence ATGAGCGATATCCCGCTGCTGCCCCAAGTCGAAGCCTTTCTGCGTCGCCGCCATGGGGTGTTTATCGACGGTGTCAGCGTACGCAGCCACGCCACTGAAAGCCTGAGCGTGACCAACCCTGCCAACGGCCAGGTCATCGCCGAAGTGGCCGACGCTGACCTGGCGGACATCGACGCCGCGGTCGCGTCCGCCAACCGTGGTTTCCAACTGTGGTCCCAGGCCGCCCCCGCCACCCGTGGCAACGTGCTGCTGAAACTGGCCGATCTGCTGGAACAGCACCGTGAAGAACTGGCGCAGATCGAAACCTGCCAGTCGGGCAAGATCATCCAGATTTCCCGCGCTTTCGAGGTCGAGCAGGCCGCGCACTTCCTGCGCTACTACGCTGGCTGGGCCACCAAGCTCAGCGGCCAGACGCTGACTCCATCGCTGCCGTCATTCAATGGCGAGCGCTACACCGCCTTCACCCTGCGCGAACCGGTGGGCGTGGTGGTTGGCATCGTGCCGTGGAATTTCTCGACCATGATCGCCATCTGGAAACTCGCTTCGGCACTGGTGACCGGCTGCAGCATCATCATCAAGCCCAGCGAATTCACGCCGCTGACCCTGCTGCGCATCGCTGAACTGGCCATCGACGCGGGGTTACCGGCGGGGGTGCTCAATGTGTTGACCGGCAGCGGCCATGTCGGCAAGGGGCTGGTGGAACACCCCGGCACGCACAAGGTTTCATTCACCGGCTCAGTGCCCACCGGCATCGCCGTCGGCCGCAGCGCCATGGGTGCCGGGCTGACCCGTGCGACCCTGGAACTGGGCGGCAAGAATGCTGCGGGCTTCCTGCGTGACATGGACGTGGACAAAGCAGTGGACGGCATCATCGAAGCAGGCTTTTTGCACTCGGGGCAAATCTGCGCGGCGGCCGAACGCTTCTTCGTGCACCGCTCGCAAATCGACGCCGTGCTGGAAAAACTCGCGGCGCGCCTGAGCCGCCTGAACATTGGCTCGCCCCTGGACGAACACACCGAATTCGGCCCGGTCACGCACCAGCAGCACCAGCAGAAACTGCTCGGCTACTTCAACCAGGCCCGCACCGAAAACAACACGATCATCCACGGCGGCCACCTTATCGACCGGCCTGGTTGCTACGTCGAACCCACGGTGATCCTCGCCAACCACCTGCACGACACCCTGCTCAACGAAGAAACCTTCGGCCCCATCGCCACCTTCCTGCCCTACGACGACGAAGACGAGCTGCTGGCGCTGATGAACCACGGGCCCTACGGGTTGAGCGCCAGCCTGTGGACCAACGATTTGGGCAAGGCCCTGCGCATGATTCCGGCCATCAAGGCTGGCACCTTGTGGGTAAACATGCACACCTTGCTCGACCCGGCAGTGCCGTTTGGCGGCAGCCGGTCTTCGGGGGTTGGGCGGGAGTTTGGCAGTGCGTTCATTGAGGATTACACCGAGCTTAAGTCGGTGATGGTTCGGTATTGA
- the feaR gene encoding transcriptional regulator FeaR: protein MSIPQHAPDGLDSWNRELRAACGHFDTELAFNRSLFIGEIHNLPRGLAILRTNAGLIKRLTHHADHDNDQECFLVSQRSGYAQITQNDQTVQLAPGEMLLMDSVGSIEITPFGLIEHASLSLSRTEVCKHLRGQGRAFGKISSTKACGRMLHVLMDQLCKDDTEDNATEVEALQAAFVSLLGSALEQGDDCHEGVASLQGNNLRSYVQKVIDESLGQPGLSPIGLANRLNISVRHLYRLFEEQDDSVCRYIQRARLKRSADDLTNPFLRSESITSIAYKWGFTDSAHFSRSFKKQFEVSPKDFRTSRLQAVGA, encoded by the coding sequence ATGAGCATCCCACAGCATGCACCCGACGGGCTCGACAGCTGGAACCGCGAACTGCGCGCCGCGTGCGGCCACTTCGACACCGAACTGGCCTTCAACCGTTCGCTGTTTATCGGCGAGATTCACAACCTGCCCCGTGGCCTGGCCATCCTGCGCACCAATGCCGGGCTGATCAAGCGCCTCACGCACCATGCCGACCACGACAACGACCAGGAATGTTTCCTGGTCAGCCAGCGCAGCGGCTATGCGCAGATCACCCAGAACGACCAGACCGTGCAACTGGCCCCTGGCGAGATGCTGCTGATGGACTCGGTAGGCTCCATCGAAATCACGCCCTTCGGCTTGATCGAACACGCCTCGTTGTCCCTCTCGCGCACTGAGGTGTGCAAGCACCTGCGCGGCCAGGGGCGGGCCTTTGGCAAGATTTCATCGACCAAGGCCTGTGGGCGCATGTTGCATGTGCTGATGGATCAATTGTGCAAGGACGATACCGAAGACAACGCCACGGAAGTGGAAGCACTGCAAGCGGCCTTCGTCTCACTGTTGGGTTCGGCGCTGGAGCAGGGCGATGACTGCCACGAAGGTGTAGCCTCGTTGCAGGGCAATAACCTGCGCAGCTATGTGCAAAAAGTCATCGACGAGTCACTGGGCCAACCTGGCCTGAGCCCGATTGGCCTGGCTAACCGCCTGAATATCTCGGTGCGACACCTGTACCGCTTGTTCGAGGAACAGGACGACAGCGTCTGCCGCTACATCCAGCGGGCGCGGCTCAAGCGCAGTGCGGACGACTTGACCAACCCGTTCCTGCGCAGTGAATCGATCACCTCGATTGCCTACAAATGGGGGTTTACCGACTCGGCGCACTTCAGCCGATCATTCAAGAAACAGTTCGAGGTGTCGCCCAAGGATTTTCGCACCAGCCGGTTGCAGGCGGTGGGGGCTTAA
- a CDS encoding NAD(P)/FAD-dependent oxidoreductase: MINIETPTYYTATKKYNLSFPTLEQDIDADVVVIGGGFSGINTALELAEKGITNIVVLEARYLGFGGTGRNGGQIMAGIGHDLEKIKKDVGEDGLRQVFEISDLGADIIKNRIAKYNIDADFCHGYGYMGFNARQEKTLRAWEKDFKSINSQHEIRFLGGSDVQQIIGSNAYTSALLHMGGGHVHSLNLLLGEATALASHGVRIFENSPALEVSYGERITVRTGRGSVRASKVLWACDSFLNKLEPELHRSTINTYAFQMMTEPLSEELIRRISPIRGAYSDIRPVIDYYRVTNENRLLFGAATPLVEHIPGDLKAWNRTLMLKIFPYLKDVKIDLAWGGPMACSPNLFPQIGTLPGRSNAFFVQGYSGFGVTPSHIICKVLAEGMSEGSARYDLVSSIHRPTIIGKDAIRPLLLTAGKSWHQLSGYWNGRR, translated from the coding sequence ATGATCAACATCGAAACCCCTACGTATTACACCGCCACCAAGAAATACAACCTCAGCTTCCCCACCCTGGAGCAAGACATCGACGCGGATGTCGTGGTGATCGGTGGCGGCTTTTCAGGGATCAACACCGCGCTTGAACTGGCGGAAAAAGGCATCACCAATATCGTGGTGCTTGAAGCGCGCTACCTGGGCTTTGGTGGCACCGGACGCAACGGCGGGCAGATCATGGCGGGCATCGGCCATGACCTGGAGAAGATCAAGAAGGACGTGGGCGAAGACGGCCTGCGCCAGGTGTTCGAGATCAGCGACCTGGGCGCCGACATCATCAAGAACCGCATCGCCAAGTACAACATTGATGCGGATTTCTGCCACGGCTACGGCTACATGGGCTTCAACGCCCGCCAGGAAAAAACCCTGCGCGCTTGGGAAAAGGACTTCAAGTCGATCAACAGCCAGCACGAGATCCGCTTTCTCGGTGGCTCGGATGTGCAGCAGATCATCGGTTCCAACGCCTACACCAGCGCCCTGCTGCACATGGGTGGCGGGCATGTGCATTCGCTGAACCTGCTGCTGGGCGAAGCCACCGCGCTGGCCAGCCATGGCGTGCGCATCTTCGAGAACAGCCCGGCCCTGGAAGTCAGCTACGGCGAGCGCATTACCGTGCGCACCGGTCGTGGTTCGGTGCGCGCCAGCAAGGTGCTGTGGGCTTGTGACAGCTTCCTCAACAAGCTGGAACCGGAACTGCACCGCTCGACCATCAACACCTACGCGTTCCAGATGATGACCGAGCCATTGTCCGAAGAGTTGATCCGGCGCATCAGCCCGATCCGTGGCGCCTACAGCGACATCCGCCCGGTGATCGACTATTACCGCGTAACCAATGAAAACCGTTTGCTGTTCGGCGCCGCGACGCCCCTGGTGGAACACATTCCCGGCGACCTGAAAGCCTGGAACCGCACGCTCATGCTGAAAATCTTCCCCTACCTCAAGGACGTCAAGATCGACCTGGCCTGGGGTGGCCCGATGGCCTGCAGCCCCAATCTGTTCCCGCAGATCGGCACCTTGCCAGGGCGCAGCAATGCGTTTTTCGTGCAGGGCTATTCGGGCTTTGGCGTCACCCCCAGCCACATCATCTGCAAGGTCCTGGCCGAAGGCATGAGCGAAGGCTCGGCGCGCTATGACCTGGTCAGCTCGATCCACCGCCCGACCATCATCGGCAAGGACGCGATCCGCCCCTTGCTGCTGACGGCGGGTAAATCCTGGCACCAACTGTCCGGCTACTGGAACGGACGTCGTTGA
- a CDS encoding SDR family oxidoreductase, with translation MPNDLDFSGQVVLVTGGAQGIGLGIVQAFAQRGARVVIADRLLEQAERVAAGLCAQGYQVEAVGVDLAQAEAVVACVQELAQLDILVHNAGYFPLTAFADITPQILQRTLAVNLSALFWLTQAALPMFREQGRGCVLVTSSVTGNRVGYPGLSHYAASKAGVNGFIRNAALELAPLNVRVNGVEPGMIATPAMGNLGDAALNDSIASRVPLGRLGTAADIAGAMVFLASDLAGYITGQTLVVDGGSTLPEI, from the coding sequence ATGCCCAATGACCTGGATTTCAGCGGCCAGGTGGTGCTGGTCACCGGCGGTGCCCAAGGGATTGGCCTGGGCATCGTCCAAGCCTTTGCCCAACGTGGTGCGCGGGTGGTAATTGCCGATCGCCTGCTTGAACAAGCTGAAAGGGTGGCCGCTGGGTTGTGCGCGCAGGGCTATCAGGTCGAGGCCGTGGGCGTTGACCTGGCGCAAGCCGAGGCGGTAGTCGCCTGCGTTCAAGAGTTGGCGCAACTGGATATTCTGGTGCACAACGCTGGCTATTTCCCGCTGACCGCGTTCGCTGACATCACCCCGCAGATCCTGCAACGCACCTTGGCGGTGAACCTCTCGGCGCTGTTCTGGCTGACCCAGGCGGCGCTGCCGATGTTTCGCGAGCAAGGCCGGGGTTGCGTGCTGGTGACGTCTTCGGTCACCGGCAATCGGGTGGGTTATCCGGGGCTGAGCCACTATGCAGCGTCCAAGGCCGGGGTGAACGGGTTTATCCGTAATGCGGCGCTGGAACTGGCGCCGTTGAATGTGCGGGTCAATGGCGTGGAGCCGGGCATGATCGCCACGCCGGCGATGGGTAACCTGGGTGATGCCGCCTTGAATGACAGCATCGCCAGCCGTGTGCCGTTGGGGCGTTTGGGTACGGCGGCGGATATTGCCGGCGCGATGGTGTTTCTGGCTTCTGATTTGGCTGGCTATATCACCGGGCAGACCCTGGTGGTAGATGGTGGCTCCACCCTGCCCGAAATCTGA
- a CDS encoding cupin domain-containing protein — translation MSLTPLKHNIQLSELDAWGTVADLGSQILEGEVRAFGKMTFGAPTDAVSSAYFGTTQGKFRMVYPFAEQATVVTGEVVLTDESTGQSTRYRAGDSWFVTKGTPVLWDVVSESFVKHYFAVV, via the coding sequence ATGTCCCTTACTCCCCTCAAACACAACATCCAGCTATCGGAACTCGATGCCTGGGGCACCGTGGCCGACCTCGGCTCGCAGATCCTTGAAGGCGAGGTGCGCGCCTTCGGCAAGATGACCTTCGGCGCCCCCACCGATGCGGTCAGCAGCGCCTACTTCGGCACCACCCAGGGCAAGTTCCGCATGGTCTACCCCTTCGCCGAACAAGCCACCGTGGTCACCGGCGAAGTGGTGCTCACCGATGAGTCCACCGGCCAGTCGACCCGCTACAGGGCTGGCGACAGCTGGTTCGTGACCAAGGGCACACCGGTGCTATGGGATGTGGTCAGCGAGAGTTTCGTCAAACACTACTTCGCCGTTGTTTAA
- a CDS encoding APC family permease, with amino-acid sequence MSINDRLTAHLNRGTVGFPTALASTIGLIMASPVILTATMGFGIGGSAFALAMLIAVVMMLAQATTFAEAASMLPTTGSVYDYINCGMGRFFAITGTLSAYLIVHVFAGTAETILAGVMALVNFEHLNTLAESAGGSWLLGVGFVIVFGVLNAFGVSAFGRAEIILTFGMWTTLMVFGVLGLIAAPAVQLDGWFGESLVGTDLVTVLSLVGMAMFMFVGCEFVTPLAPDLRQSAKVMPRAMMLGLMGVATCMFIYGAAMKRQVENVVLDAASGVHLLDTPMAIPRFAEQVMGQIGPLWLGIGFLFAGAATINTLMAGVPRILYGMAVDGALPKVFTYLHPRFKTPLLCILVAMLIPCLHALYLGGNTDNIMHLVLAAVCAWSFAYLLVTLSVVILRIRRPDLPRAYRSPWFPLPQVVSSIGILLGMWFITPPGMNPADIYVPFGVMLGVTAAYALFWTLVVQKVNPFKPACVEEVLAKEFSHEPGHAHEPYSDFAAKAV; translated from the coding sequence ATGTCGATCAACGACCGACTCACCGCGCACCTCAACCGAGGCACGGTAGGTTTCCCCACCGCGTTGGCCAGCACCATTGGCCTGATCATGGCCAGCCCGGTGATTCTTACCGCCACCATGGGCTTCGGCATCGGCGGCAGTGCGTTTGCCCTGGCAATGCTGATCGCCGTGGTGATGATGCTGGCCCAGGCGACCACCTTTGCCGAGGCCGCCTCGATGCTGCCCACCACCGGTTCGGTGTACGACTACATCAATTGCGGCATGGGCCGGTTCTTCGCGATCACCGGCACGCTGTCGGCGTATCTGATCGTGCATGTGTTCGCCGGCACCGCCGAAACCATCCTCGCCGGGGTCATGGCGCTGGTGAACTTCGAACACCTCAATACCCTGGCAGAATCGGCCGGCGGCTCGTGGCTGCTGGGTGTGGGTTTCGTGATCGTGTTCGGGGTGCTGAACGCCTTCGGGGTCAGCGCCTTTGGCCGCGCAGAGATCATCCTTACGTTCGGCATGTGGACCACCCTGATGGTGTTCGGCGTGCTGGGCTTGATCGCCGCGCCAGCGGTGCAACTGGACGGCTGGTTCGGGGAATCGCTGGTGGGCACTGATCTGGTCACCGTGTTGTCGCTGGTGGGCATGGCGATGTTCATGTTCGTCGGCTGCGAGTTCGTCACCCCGCTGGCGCCGGACCTGCGCCAATCGGCCAAGGTGATGCCACGGGCGATGATGCTCGGGCTGATGGGCGTGGCGACGTGCATGTTTATCTATGGCGCCGCGATGAAGCGCCAGGTGGAAAACGTGGTGCTCGACGCCGCCTCCGGCGTGCACCTGTTGGACACACCCATGGCTATCCCACGGTTCGCTGAACAGGTGATGGGGCAGATCGGCCCGTTGTGGCTGGGCATTGGCTTCCTGTTTGCCGGCGCTGCAACCATTAATACCCTGATGGCTGGCGTACCGCGCATCCTCTATGGCATGGCGGTGGATGGCGCGTTACCGAAGGTGTTCACCTACCTGCACCCGCGCTTCAAGACACCGCTGCTGTGCATCCTCGTAGCGATGTTGATCCCGTGCCTGCATGCGCTGTACCTGGGCGGCAACACCGACAACATCATGCACCTGGTGCTGGCGGCGGTGTGCGCGTGGAGTTTTGCCTACCTGCTGGTGACGTTGTCGGTAGTGATCCTGCGCATTCGCCGTCCGGATTTGCCCCGGGCGTACCGTTCGCCGTGGTTCCCGCTGCCGCAGGTCGTGTCGAGCATCGGCATCCTGCTGGGCATGTGGTTTATCACCCCACCCGGCATGAACCCGGCGGATATCTATGTGCCGTTCGGAGTGATGCTTGGCGTAACGGCGGCCTACGCGTTGTTCTGGACCCTGGTGGTACAGAAGGTCAACCCCTTCAAGCCCGCCTGCGTCGAGGAGGTGTTGGCCAAGGAATTCAGTCATGAACCGGGACATGCCCATGAGCCTTATAGCGACTTTGCGGCAAAGGCTGTTTGA
- a CDS encoding SDR family NAD(P)-dependent oxidoreductase — protein MTEARTVVITGAGTGIGAACAQLYAEEGARLVLIGRRREPLEQVAQATGGLVLVGDAACPDNWDGFIRQIHTHYGRIDVLLACAGGHGLGSATQTSPATWETALRSNLDSAFYSARACLPLLRESAGSIVLIGSIASLAAGPEVCGYTTAKHALLGLNRSLARDYGPHGVRVNAVCPGWVHTPMADAEMQPLMDAYGDTLQQAYERVCADVPLRRAARADEIAKVCRFLASDDASIITGATLVADGGSSIVDVPTLAFTRLEPAHAQ, from the coding sequence GTGACTGAGGCGCGCACGGTGGTGATCACCGGGGCCGGCACCGGCATCGGTGCCGCCTGTGCCCAGCTGTACGCCGAGGAAGGCGCACGGCTGGTGCTGATCGGCCGGCGCCGTGAGCCGCTGGAGCAGGTGGCGCAGGCAACCGGCGGCCTGGTCCTGGTGGGCGATGCGGCCTGCCCTGACAACTGGGACGGCTTTATCCGGCAGATCCACACGCACTACGGACGCATTGATGTGCTGCTGGCCTGTGCTGGCGGCCATGGCCTGGGCAGCGCCACCCAGACCAGCCCGGCTACCTGGGAAACGGCGCTGCGCAGCAACCTGGACAGCGCGTTCTACAGTGCCCGCGCCTGCCTGCCGCTGTTGCGGGAAAGCGCCGGCAGTATCGTGCTGATCGGCTCCATCGCCTCCCTCGCAGCAGGGCCAGAAGTGTGCGGCTACACCACGGCCAAACATGCGTTGCTCGGGCTCAATCGCTCGTTGGCACGGGACTATGGGCCCCACGGCGTGCGCGTCAACGCGGTGTGCCCAGGCTGGGTGCACACGCCGATGGCCGATGCAGAGATGCAGCCGTTGATGGACGCCTACGGCGACACCTTGCAGCAAGCGTACGAGCGTGTGTGTGCCGATGTACCCCTGCGCCGCGCCGCCCGTGCCGATGAGATCGCCAAGGTGTGCCGCTTCCTGGCCAGCGACGACGCTTCGATCATTACCGGGGCGACCTTGGTGGCGGACGGTGGGTCCAGCATCGTCGACGTGCCGACGCTGGCGTTTACGCGCCTGGAGCCTGCCCATGCCCAATGA
- a CDS encoding DUF3156 family protein, which produces MSLIATLRQRLFELFSADRAPSGYRPGVTLARLRRDLGLAKLDVGGAVFELVERTESQLLMHLVMTEFVLHVPTPTPGAGSFEVHHGGAIRRNGIRVRQRSGNQALGPELQARLLADKGLFEALMPLDFKRLRIDLKDRQWCVRLEHMGGSEVVNRMPAFRRYIAVSPEQRNYLLAALAGMKRVLSNL; this is translated from the coding sequence ATGAGCCTTATAGCGACTTTGCGGCAAAGGCTGTTTGAACTGTTCAGCGCTGATCGCGCACCGAGCGGCTATCGACCCGGGGTGACCCTGGCGCGCTTGCGGCGTGATCTTGGCCTGGCGAAACTCGACGTGGGTGGGGCGGTATTTGAGCTGGTCGAGCGCACCGAATCGCAGTTGTTGATGCATCTGGTCATGACGGAGTTCGTGTTGCACGTACCCACGCCTACCCCAGGGGCGGGCAGCTTCGAGGTGCACCATGGCGGGGCTATTCGGCGCAACGGCATCCGCGTGCGGCAACGTTCTGGCAACCAGGCCCTGGGGCCTGAGCTGCAGGCGCGTTTGCTGGCGGACAAAGGGTTATTCGAAGCGCTGATGCCCCTGGATTTCAAGCGTCTGCGTATCGACCTCAAGGACCGGCAATGGTGCGTGCGCCTGGAGCATATGGGCGGCAGCGAAGTGGTCAACCGCATGCCGGCGTTTCGGCGTTATATCGCTGTAAGCCCGGAGCAACGCAACTATTTACTGGCGGCGTTGGCGGGCATGAAGCGGGTACTGTCGAATCTCTGA
- a CDS encoding DUF6124 family protein has protein sequence MKKVTPNPPPSPSDDNPQLPSDVIFTVRPGLSTEAALCNASEMLESATVCAYDCAEQLDGQSRKHVLAVVQMIEIAQLLVDEALNRECPVA, from the coding sequence ATGAAAAAAGTCACACCCAATCCCCCGCCATCCCCCTCGGATGACAACCCTCAGCTCCCCTCAGATGTCATCTTCACCGTCCGCCCCGGACTCAGCACTGAAGCGGCCTTGTGCAATGCCAGCGAAATGCTGGAGTCAGCGACTGTCTGTGCCTATGACTGTGCCGAACAGCTTGACGGCCAGAGCCGCAAGCATGTGCTGGCGGTGGTGCAGATGATCGAGATTGCGCAGTTACTGGTCGATGAAGCGCTGAACCGGGAATGCCCGGTGGCCTGA
- a CDS encoding molybdenum cofactor biosynthesis F family protein, whose amino-acid sequence MSTSSDWITVGALADGFAPEAFILPNLADLAGQTFTLHFANGWQIEHRFEQERLAWHAADGHSSGSAAYRASSIRPGLYLVDFIKHEAGQSWSISLVLDTPTASFTAVIGRMPEPAETHEGLYHRALAGKPLTSVHAEFLHGSLDRPWQEGHCLHAPTEELVGLRNHYRYSPSEVYEHIYLNPQFYAWQCLEGVEKGLCDTDRCHYYKIAEQLYLFVWQEKIVPTLGLVLIDLQQHRSDGKIFGYAGASFDALSNFPISSYCQVLNHTEYPRD is encoded by the coding sequence ATGAGCACTTCTTCTGACTGGATCACCGTAGGCGCCCTGGCGGACGGTTTTGCACCCGAGGCATTCATCCTGCCGAACCTTGCCGACCTGGCCGGGCAGACCTTCACTTTGCACTTCGCCAATGGCTGGCAGATCGAACACCGTTTCGAGCAAGAGCGCCTGGCTTGGCACGCCGCCGACGGCCACTCCAGCGGCAGCGCCGCCTACCGCGCCAGCTCGATTCGCCCGGGCCTGTACCTGGTGGACTTCATCAAGCATGAGGCCGGGCAAAGCTGGTCGATCAGCCTGGTGCTGGACACGCCAACGGCCTCCTTTACCGCGGTGATTGGCCGTATGCCGGAGCCGGCAGAGACCCACGAAGGTCTTTACCACCGCGCCCTGGCTGGCAAACCGCTGACCTCGGTGCACGCCGAGTTCCTCCACGGCAGCCTCGACCGGCCGTGGCAGGAAGGCCATTGCCTGCACGCCCCCACCGAGGAACTGGTGGGCCTGCGCAATCACTACCGCTACAGCCCCAGCGAGGTCTACGAGCACATCTACCTCAACCCGCAGTTCTACGCCTGGCAATGCCTTGAGGGGGTGGAGAAAGGCTTGTGCGACACCGACCGCTGCCATTACTACAAGATCGCCGAGCAGCTGTACCTGTTCGTCTGGCAGGAGAAGATCGTGCCCACCCTCGGCCTGGTGTTGATCGACCTGCAACAGCACCGCAGCGACGGCAAGATCTTCGGCTATGCGGGGGCGTCCTTCGATGCGCTGTCGAACTTCCCCATCAGCTCCTATTGCCAGGTGCTCAACCACACGGAATATCCCCGTGACTGA